In Uranotaenia lowii strain MFRU-FL chromosome 2, ASM2978415v1, whole genome shotgun sequence, one genomic interval encodes:
- the LOC129744899 gene encoding transferrin-like codes for MTRSAISYGVLAILCVFGGNVQAQIVDKICATSRFSEQCLQLQRGSSQVECVTVQDSIECAQRIRNGTADLGIFSAESMLQVASLNWDGLTVIKELRHVERQRDLVDYRSVVVVSAQHQGGLDGLRGKKFCHPGLHYGRQQRWSERFLKHFERLVVPTECSDLTSAAEIEAAGLSQYFESACRPGRWSHVPSEDKELKSKYPNLCALCQNTAECSYDLTNPSSHGAALNCLRSGGDVTYVSQQDAVSYFNERSDIASNYGFLCPNGTVQPVLGNIAPCSWLTQPWPVIISTSARAVDISLRIERWVRPSSTNNWELVIQEILGHDSRIVSPVDSIQSPLDHLRPNRALPIATDLCQTTARWCTTSLEENEKCKVLRAAALTSGITPLIECPDPTTSRMACLNEISSNRADFTGIDSNYGYLARHPFNLTAAMFQETEKEKYSSVVVLVRDNSRFTRFENLRDAKACIPEFGGIASIAFINVGKSRGIFDRQACNYGQLLGDFFSDTCAPGSRDDLHDPHGENAESLCSLCFAAIKPASDPIDETPIEGDESIELHSSLTDQEVQGAEATISRNTNCAAADSNPFYGTRGALRCLQNRGEVAIVEGQNLQQHAQMLGMNPLEYRILCRNGTLAAFPGFEVDEECYLTTIVDGEIVTRRQSSKTTGIVHALSALDFYLQSDPDFRMYNIFGGVKNLLFEDSALGLVSPQHPELGHAVQNYIRLFENIEDCTSSAIGTTTPDPGDGAAMMSINIFMTCLFALYNAIRS; via the exons ATAAAATTTGTGCAACCAGTAGATTCTCCGAACAGTGCCTTCAACTACAGCGTGGATCGTCCCAAGTAGAATGTGTCACAGTTCAAGACAG CATCGAGTGTGCTCAACGGATTCGTAATGGAACGGCCGACCTGGGAATTTTCAGTGCCGAGAGTATGCTCCAGGTAGCTTCGCTAAACTGGGATGGACTTACGGTGATTAAGGAGTTGAGACACGTGGAACGACAACGTGATCTGGTCGACTATCGCTCGGTAGTTGTGGTTTCCGCTCAACATCAGGGTGGATTAGATGGTTTGAGAGGTAAAAAATTCTGCCATCCTGGCCTGCACTATGGACGGCAGCAACGATGGAGCGAACGATTCCTGAAACATTTTGAGCGACTCGTTGTACCGACTGAGTGTTCGGACTTGACCAGTGCTGCTGAAATCGAAGCGGCTGGACTTTCGCAGTACTTTGAATCGGCCTGTCGACCCGGCAGATGGTCCCATGTACCATCGGAAGATAAAGAATTGA AATCCAAATACCCAAATCTCTGCGCTTTGTGCCAAAATACTGCGGAGTGTTCGTACGATTTGACCAATCCTTCAAGTCATGGCGCAGCGTTAAACTGCCTTCGATCTGGTGGTGATGTGACCTATGTGTCTCAACAAGACGCCGTATCTTACTTCAACGAACGCAGTGACATCGCTTCGAACTACGGATTTCTTTGCCCCAACGGAACAGTACAACCGGTTCTTGGCAACATTGCTCCTTGTTCGTGGTTGACCCAGCCATGGCCTGTAATCATTTCAACCTCAGCTCGTGCTGTTGATATATCTTTGCGTATTGAGCGTTGGGTGCGTCCCTCTAGCACAAACAATTGGGAACTTGTTATTCAAGAAATCCTCGGACATGATAGTAGAATAGTTTCACCCGTTGATTCTATTCAAAGCCCCTTGGATCACTTACGTCCAAACAGGGCTCTACCCATTGCCACAGATTTGTGCCAAACTACCGCTCGCTGGTGTACAACATCCCTggaggaaaatgaaaaatgtaaagTACTTCGGGCAGCTGCTCTAACCTCAGGAATAACTCCACTGATCGAATGTCCCGATCCAACTACGAGCCGAATGGCTTGTTTGAACGAAATCTCTTCCAATCGTGCCGATTTTACTGGCATCGATTCCAACTACGGTTACCTAGCAAGACA tccCTTTAATCTGACCGCTGCTATGTTCCAGGAAACGGAGAAGGAAAAGTACTCTTCGGTAGTTGTTCTAGTTCGCGATAATAGTCGTTTCACCCGATTCGAAAATCTGCGAGACGCCAAGGCATGCATTCCGGAATTTGGAGGAATAG CATCGATCGCCTTCATCAACGTTGGAAAAAGTCGAGGTATCTTCGACCGGCAGGCATGCAACTACGGTCAACTGTTGGGAGACTTCTTCAGCGATACCTGTGCGCCCGGATCGCGAGACGATTTGCACGACCCACATGGTGAAAATGCCGAATCGTTGTGTTCCCTCTGCTTTGCTGCCATTAAGCCAGCAAGCGATCCGATCGACGAAACTCCGATCGAAGGAGATGAATCGATCGAACTTCACTCGAGTCTGACGGACCAAGAAGTACAGGGAGCGGAGGCTACCATCAGCAGGAACACGAATTGTGCAGCTGCTGATTCAAATCCCTTCTACGGTACACGAGGGGCGTTGAGATGTCTACAGAACAGAGGTGAAGTGGCAATTGTGGAAGGCCAAAACTTACAGCAACACGCACAAATGTTGGGAATGAACCCGTTAGAGTACAGAATCTTATGCAGAAACGGGACATTGGCTGCTTTTCCAGGTTTCGAGGTAGACGAAGAATGCTACTTGACTACTATCGTAGACGGTGAAATTGTTACTCGCCGCCAGTCGTCTAAAACGACTGGAATAGTTCATGCGTTGAGTGCACTCGACTTCTATCTACAGAGCGATCCTGACTTTAGAATGTACAATATTTTTGGAGGtgtcaaaaatttactgttCGAGGACTCGGCCTTGGGACTGGTGTCGCCGCAACATCCTGAGCTTGGGCATGCCGTGCAAAACTATATTCGACTGTTTGAGAATATCGAAGATTGTACAAGCAGTGCAATCGGCACCACTACTCCAGATCCCGGagatggtgccgccatgatgagTATAAACATTTTCATGACTTGCCTGTTCGCTTTGTACAACGCTATCCGAAGCTAG